agtattattattagtattattagtattattagtattattattagtattattattagtattattattagtattattgttgttgttgttgttatttattagatttgtatgctttgtATGATTTATATAGATTTGTCTTTCTCTGCACCCAATTTTgggcagaaaaaaaatccttccgGGGCTTTGTGCCCATTTTACAGAGGGGGATGACCAAGGCCGACCCATGGAGACTTGGCCCAGGGAAGATCTAGAAAGTGGTAGGGgtctgtatgtatatgtgtgtgcgtgttttaAAATCCCTTCAGAATGGATCCCGGAGATCTTTTTTTGACTCATTTATGGTGGTCACATGATTCTCTCTTTTGCAaacttgtctttcctttatctcatatatcatatatattttcttcctttcatctatcttctcctctatttttacatattatctttatatatattacttcatgtctattctcttccacatgtattgtgtattggacaaatgaataaataaataaaaataaaataaaataaacttctggTGAGCAGAGTCAATGAGGCAAagctggatttattttattttattttatttatttattttgtccaatacacaataatacacaatgaaagttatagaggatatagcagagaagaaatacgagatgtaGGTGAGACTAtaaggcaggggacggaaggcactctagtgcgcttatgcacgccccttactgacctcttaggaatctggagaggtcaactgtggatagtctaagggagaaatgttgggggttaggggttgacactactgagtccggtaatgagttccacgcatcgacaactcgattactaaagtcagaTTTTtcacagtcaaatttggagcggttaatattaagcttcaatctgttgtgtgctcttgtgttgttgtggttgaagctgaagtagtctttgacaggcaggacattgcagcctatgatcttgtgggcaatacttagtttGTGTTTaaagcatcttagttctaaactttctaggcccatgattgaaagtctagtttcgtagggaattctgtttcgagtggaggagtgaagggctcttctggtgaagtatctctggacattttcagggGTGTTAATGAGATGCCAAATGTCAAAGATCGCAAAGATTCACTTCATAACACTGTTCCTAACTTAACTGCTGCAGCGATTCAATGGACGTTGTAATCGGGGCACAAATTCATGTAACGACCATCTTGCTAGTAACGGAGGCCTTGGGAGtggtcagttgtggtcataaggcaAGGAACAGCTGTAGTCCAACTCTCTCTTCAAGGCAGGAGACCTTGTATCATCTtggtcaaatggttgtccagtctgtttttaaaacaaaaacaaaacctccagggatgagcacctgcaacttctggtggcaagcagttccactggttaattcaaTTAATCattccataatttaaaaaaaaatgcttattcAAAAGGTGGTCTGGTATTGAACATGTGAAAaggagagtttgtttgtttgtttgtttgtttgttacttaGTTGgtcggtctatctatctatctatctatctatctatctatctatctatctatctatctatctatctatctatctatctccgagtcttcggagaggggcggcatacaaatctaataaattattattattattattattattattattattattacctacctacccacagatctattaatctattgatctacttacttacttacctacctacctacctacctaccgatctattaatctatcgatctacttacttacctatctacctacctacttacctgcttacctacctacctacctagtaatctatcaatctaccttcctgtctgtctgtccgtccgtccgtccgtccatccatccatccatccatccatctatactatctatctatctatctatctatctatctatctatctatctatctatctatctatctatctatctatctatctatctatctatctgctggcCAACTCgccatttctattgctaagtagatggttgttaagtaaattttagcttcactttatgacctttcttgccacagttgttaagtgaaccactgccattgttaagttagcaacctgCGACCGTGTAAATGTGAATCAatgactgtcataaatgtgagtcaatgactaaatgcctgaattttgaccacCTGACATTGGGGAATGCTACAAGTGGTCGTTAAGTGTGAACAACGGTCCCAAATCTCTTTTTTTCTacctaactttgaacagtcgctaagtgaactgttgtaagtcaatgacTTACAACGGTGCAGCCAAAAATCAGGATTCTATAGCCAGCCAAAGTTGTGCTCCGACACACAATAAATAGTCCTAGGCAGAAAAGGAGCTGCAGGGAGTCCTCGTTTTATGACCAAAATTGGGacctggatttttttttgttcttcacCAAGTTGGTTATTAAGCCACCAATTTTAGGGTATTATTAgtctccctagggagttgggcagcatacaaattaaattaaatacatttttgcCAGGCTTGTTAAGCAAAAACCTACATGGGCCTGCAGTTGTAAAGTGAATTGGGTAGTTaactgttaagtgagtcacacggtcattaagcaaatccagcatCCCCCCCTTAGACGTGGCTTGTCAGAAAGTCTCAAAAGAGGCTTATGTGACCCTtggaccatcataaatatatgtcGGTTGGCCCCGCATcctaattttgatcacgtgacttttAGAGAAACCCTGATGACAGTTATAAATGCGAGGACAGGCTGTAAATCACTTTCTTGGGTGCTGTGGCAGCACCGGTCACTAAATGGATGGCCTTAAGTCGAGGACGGCCTGCGCCAGTTTCTTGTGAATTTTCTGACCCACTGCAGTGGCCAAAATTCAGCTTTCACGTCAAATGTTAACgaacatattttaaatgtttccccctttcttttttatgtttttaaacatttttaaaataacacattattattattattatttttggtgcAGCATTTCTGGGAGGGAGATGGGCGGTTTCCCAAATtgtgataaatgaatgaatgaaatgaaatgagtatatcaggacttcaactctcaaaattccccagccatcatgctttaagacagtggtctccaaccttggcaactttaagacttctgggcttcaactcccagaattccacaggcaGCTTTGCTTTCTGGGCATTGAGTTTCATAGGTCTTAAAGTTGtctaggttggagacccctgtcttaaagcatggtggctggggaattctgggagtggaagtccagatatattaaagcaggcaggctggggaattctgggagtggaagtccagatATATTAAAGCAgacaggctggggaattctgggaattgaagccaaGGTATATTAAGCtaggcaggctggggaattctgggagtggaaatccagatacattaaagcagaaagactggggaattctgggaattgaagccaaGATGTTTTAAATTAGtcagtctggggaattctgggaattgaagtccagatatattacAGCAGGCAGactatatagacagacagacacacatacatacgcatacacacacacatacgcacaccccaaataccacactacaaaaaagaggtTGAGATTTTTGGAAAAAGTGCCGAGAAGAGCCAACTAAGACGGTCATGGGCGACTAAAAACACATGAAGGACAGCTGCAGTCTGAAGAAAAGAAGAGTTAGGTGTGAGATGGTTACAAACCTCTGTTATTTGTGGGGGCTGacccaaagaagaaggggtcaatttccaaacctagaaataaggagaaacttcctaatgggGAGGATAATTAactggtggaactccttgccaccagacgttgtgggtgctcccaaccctggaggtttttaagaagagaactggacaaccatttgtttgaaatggtaaagtggggttggactagaagacctccaaggtcccttccaacactgttattctattaaaAAAGAGACAGGGGCTCATGGGGGGATTCTAAACTCGCCCCCTGCCCCTCTGACGCCCAGCAATCCCTTTTGTATTGACCTTTCTCCTTTGGCTGGTCAGACTTATCTAGAGTTGGCATCTGTTTGTTTATATCTTAGACTTAGAACCTTAGACTTGTTGCCTGGCGATTATGAGTGGTTTCCtggacttaaaataaaaataaaacacactggaatttttttcaaactgcaAGTGCAAATATATGGCAAGTTTCTAACAAAGGTGATGGGAGATATAGTTCCTCAAAGCTGGAAGATGCCAGCTAAgagcatggaatggaatggaatggaatgcaatagAATTTGGGATTAGAttagaatggagtagaatagaattcagaattagattaaaatagaatagaattcagaattagattacaatataatagaatttcagaattagattagaatagaattcagaattaaaatagaatataatagaattcagaATTAACTTGAATAGACTtcaggattagaatagaatagaacctagaattagaatagaatttagaattagaatagaatagaattcagaagaggagagaagaaaattgagaattaatagaatggaatggaatatggaatacggaatataaaatacaaatatcaAATGCAGAATGtaaaatacagagaatagaataggaaatttaaaaatacagaacATATCAAAATAGAACGCAGAATACAGAAAACACAGAGAATAGTATAAAGAGAATAGAACACAAAACAGCGCAGCTCAAAACTATTTAGCCTAGTGTGGTTacccacacaaggaatttatgtcTGGCGCAGTGTATTTGCAAAACAACAGGGCAAACCATAATGATACGTTTTCACTTGTACAATCTGTGGGCAGAACTACTTTGAAAGAAAACACCCGATCACTCTAGCCAGCGAGCCAAGGTGCATGCCTAGCAGGGGAAGAACtggttaaaaatatatatatttctggcaACCAGTTTCATCTGATCTGGGCAACAAATTCTCAACTGATTTTGGGGGGCCTTGTGCTTTCACCCTAACTTGAGGCTGGTCTACTCCTGTCCCCTGTAGCCTCCCCCACCCGTGTACCCCCCCCCCCTGATGGCGCCAGACGACGGGACCGAATGGCTGCAGCAGCTTTTGAGCGAAATCCAGCTGGAGCAATTTTACACCCGGATCCGAGACGAGCTTCACGTCACCCGGCTGAGCCATTTTGACTACGTCAAGCCCCTCGACCTGGACCGCATCGGCATGGGGCGCCCAGGTGAGGCCGGGAGAGTGGGGTTGCGGAGACGTGGCACTGCGTGACAACTCTGCTCAGAGTTTACACCTCTCGCAAGACCTGCAAAGTTTCTAGTCCTCATGGAGGTTCAGGGAGAAAAGACCAGGGGCGCGGTACAGAAGGGGGGGCGAGGCAGGGGCCTCAAAAATCAGGCCTTCAAAAACAGCAGAGCCACAAGTTGCTGTTGCTAAGCGAGGCGAAAGTGAAATTTTACCCCGTTTTAAGACTTTTCTCACTGCCGTTGTTAAACGAGTCACTGCAGTTATGCTAGCCCCACGGTGGTTACGTTAATCCAGCTTTCCCcgcggtcataaatgtgagtcaattgtCAAGCAGCAGAAATTTGATTGTACGATCaatgctgcaacggttgtaagtgtgaaacgtAGTCATTAGTGTGTCCcactttttcaatgccattgtaatctCTGAACGGGGGCAAGTCAAGAAGGCCATTGCTCACAAGACTTCCAAAGTTTCTAGACCTCATGAGcaccagagagaaaaaaaactggAGAGCGCGCCTGGTgctataccctgtttccccgaaaataagtcaccccccgaaagtaagacataggagaggtttcagtatttatttgtttgtttgtctgtttgtctgtctttctgtttgtttgtttgtttgtttgtttatttatttatcagatttgtatgccgcccctctccgtagacttggggcagctaacaacaataataagacaatataaacaaatctaatatttaagttaatttaaaaaccctaatttaagaaaccaatcatacatacagacataccatgcataaattttataagcctagggggaagggaaagtctcaattcccccatgcccgacgacagaggtgggttttgagtagcttacgaaaggccaggagggtgggggcaactctgatatccggggggagttggttccaaagggtggggcccgccacagagaaggctcttcccctgggccccgccagacagcattgtttagtagtattcccgaacagaacatatataacactgctgtccataagtTGCATCCCAAAATGTTGCATCAATTAGATTTTtaaacacatccaacatgcatTCAAAatgcggctgcgtgtttggatgtatttttgctgcagcaggattgcAGACTTAATATActcgttattattattaagataataTAATCATTATTTTAGAATAGAGCAGTTAGAAAACAATCTAATTTAACTTtaacagtttgtctggttatgctggtttgtgatgataactacttacagtatataataaacgttcatttttttttattcagcaataaatgtgaattcttcttcactgaaaaaaatataagacataccctgaaaataagatttttatttatttatttattcatttgtccaatacacaaatacataggaataaaaatagacatgtagtaatatatataagggtgaaagtgaactaagaggagagaatatatgaaagaaagaaaatatatatgataagtgagagaaaggaaagacaattggacaggggacgaaaggcacaccagtgcacttatgtacgccccttactagcaCATCTTTGTGAGCAaacattaatataagacgctgtctcaTTTTTGCGGAAACAGGGTGTAATAAAGGGTTCAAAAGGAACAAATGCCTGTTTATATTGGATATATTATCAATATAATATAtcttgccttttatttatttgacttctatgctgtccaataCTGTAGGACTCAGTGCAATTCCCCCCCGAGAATTGCTATCAAGTGGATAAAAATAGAGGTCTCCCCCCCTTAATTTACTGTTAGCTGATGTTTCACCCTTttaacttatggacttcaattcccagaattcctcagccagcaaagattTACCCACAATTcagcaaggagaaggagaaatgtaCATTGTTTTCAATTgtcggttttaaattgttttaaaagggtcttaatattacattgtatgtTTTGTTCTTTGGCTGTGAGCTTTCCAGAGTCcgttgggagttgggcggcatacaaatccagatagatagaaagaaagaaagaaagaaagaaagaaagaaagaaaagtaataagtaagtaagtaagcaagcaagcaaatgatgaatgaatgaaagaatgaatgaatgaataaataaatagcatattTATCGTGTTTTTTTCATAAGGTTTCTGAATAATAGATGGTGGGAATGAGGTAGTAGATGTAATATATCTTGACTTcagcaaaagggggggggaaatggctggctgaggaattctgggagttgaagtccacgagtcttaaagggCCCAAGGTCAGAGGCCCTCTGACCTATCAAAAGGACTATTATCTTGGAATAATTTCTAAGAGATCACAAAGTCGGCTTAAGTCGCTCCTAGAGGTTAAGGGTGCTAAtaacttcctttcttttttaaaaaaaaattttttttaattcctttataaatttaaaaaatacataaaagaaaaaacaaacaaataggacATTATACAATgtgacccccccaaaaaatgaaacatatacacatacatttaTACCATTAAAGTTGTTTTACGGTACATAGATTAACTAGTATACACTAATTTACTATTTTTATCTATTCCTACTGTCATTGTAATTTATATATCTCTAAAGATCTTAATTATTACACCATtatttaatatacatatatatatgtttatatttattgatATAATATAGTATTATGTTCATTTGCCCTTACAATCTTAATACTAATATCCTAatgtttaatatattattttattttcttctgtcatGCCACTCATACAACAAATCCCATGCtttataatattcca
The sequence above is a segment of the Erythrolamprus reginae isolate rEryReg1 unplaced genomic scaffold, rEryReg1.hap1 scaffold_159, whole genome shotgun sequence genome. Coding sequences within it:
- the LOC139155957 gene encoding non-receptor tyrosine-protein kinase TNK1-like is translated as MAPDDGTEWLQQLLSEIQLEQFYTRIRDELHVTRLSHFDYVKPLDLDRIGMGRPGQRRLEEALKRRKGQSQRPKSWVYK